In Flavobacterium cerinum, one genomic interval encodes:
- a CDS encoding DUF4136 domain-containing protein, giving the protein MKAIKFIPILLLFVISSCSSVRVASDFDNRTDFSQYKTYAFHKEGIDKVEISDLDKRRILRAIDEQLTAKGFTKSDTPDMLVNIFTKSSEQVNVNQFNAGWGYGYGWGYGYGWGWGPSYSSISTTTEGTLYIDLIDARKKELIWQGIGSGVLTQNRDKKEERIREFVSKILMQFPPQKK; this is encoded by the coding sequence ATGAAAGCAATAAAATTCATCCCGATACTACTGCTCTTTGTCATCAGCTCTTGTAGCTCAGTTAGAGTAGCATCCGATTTTGACAACAGAACTGATTTCAGTCAGTATAAGACCTATGCCTTTCATAAAGAGGGAATTGATAAAGTTGAAATTTCCGATCTGGACAAAAGACGTATTTTACGCGCCATTGACGAACAGCTAACCGCTAAAGGTTTTACGAAAAGCGACACTCCGGATATGCTCGTAAATATTTTTACAAAATCCAGTGAGCAGGTAAACGTAAACCAGTTCAACGCCGGTTGGGGATATGGTTATGGTTGGGGATACGGTTACGGATGGGGCTGGGGACCTAGTTATAGTTCGATAAGTACCACTACCGAAGGAACACTTTATATTGACCTGATTGATGCCCGTAAAAAAGAATTAATCTGGCAAGGTATCGGTTCCGGCGTACTCACTCAAAACCGAGACAAAAAAGAAGAACGCATCCGCGAATTTGTATCCAAAATCCTGATGCAGTTTCCTCCGCAAAAAAAATAA
- a CDS encoding rhodanese-like domain-containing protein has product MGLLDLLGLGNKNEVIKEFIAKGAIIIDVRTPEEFAGGHIKNAKNIPLQRIASEIAVIQKWNKPIITCCRSGMRSAQAATLLKEKNIEVINGGGWNSLENKI; this is encoded by the coding sequence ATGGGACTTTTAGATTTATTAGGACTAGGCAATAAAAATGAAGTTATAAAAGAATTTATAGCAAAAGGCGCTATCATTATTGATGTGCGTACTCCGGAAGAATTTGCCGGCGGACATATAAAAAATGCCAAGAATATCCCGTTACAGCGGATTGCATCCGAGATAGCAGTTATTCAAAAATGGAACAAGCCGATTATTACTTGTTGTCGTTCCGGAATGAGAAGCGCTCAAGCCGCAACGCTACTAAAAGAAAAGAATATTGAAGTGATCAACGGAGGAGGCTGGAATAGCCTTGAAAACAAAATATAA
- a CDS encoding aromatic amino acid hydroxylase codes for MNSSFETNPLIERLPKHLKQFIKPQDYDEYTPINQAVWRYVMRKNVDYLGKVAHSSYLDGLRQTGISIESIPNMYGMNRILKEIGWAAVAVDGFIPPNAFMEFQAYNVLVIASDIRQLEHIEYTPAPDIIHEGAGHAPIIANPEYAEYLRRFGEIGCKAISSARDYEMYEAIRLLSILKEAEGTPQNEIEAAEKRVDELQNDMGELSEMAQIRNLHWWTVEYGLIGTVDNPKIYGAGLLSSIGESAWCMTDNVKKIPYDISAVNQSFDITKPQPQLYVTPDFAHLNLILEEFANKMALRTGGLSGVRKLIQSKALGTIELSTGVQISGVFTNVIENEGKPVYIQTTGKTALSYREKELVGHGTEYHSEGFGSPIGKLKGINLAIEDMSPRDLRAYAIFEGETVTLEFEGDIKVSGEIITGSRNLQGKIITISFKNCTVTHNDTILFQPEWGIYDMAVGKEVLSAYSGPADVRSFDLITHVPSSKTIKAQKTPERLKLEALYQTVREIREGKTGENLETIFTALQKEHPKDWLLSVEIAELAHKNNNHDLETKVLAHLEQLKSSRPEVAHLISNGLELIFENESVN; via the coding sequence ATGAATTCATCGTTTGAAACCAATCCCTTAATCGAGCGCTTACCAAAGCATCTGAAGCAATTTATCAAACCGCAGGATTATGACGAGTACACTCCGATTAACCAGGCCGTTTGGCGCTATGTGATGCGTAAAAACGTAGATTATCTCGGAAAAGTAGCGCACAGCTCGTATTTGGACGGTCTTCGTCAAACGGGAATTTCTATCGAAAGTATCCCGAATATGTACGGAATGAACCGTATCCTAAAGGAAATCGGTTGGGCAGCTGTTGCCGTAGACGGTTTTATTCCGCCTAATGCTTTTATGGAATTTCAGGCCTATAACGTACTGGTTATTGCTTCCGACATTCGCCAATTAGAACATATTGAATATACGCCAGCTCCGGACATCATCCACGAAGGAGCCGGACACGCCCCTATTATTGCCAATCCGGAATATGCAGAATACCTGCGTCGTTTCGGTGAAATCGGTTGTAAAGCAATTTCTTCGGCACGGGATTATGAAATGTATGAGGCTATTCGTTTGCTTTCTATCCTGAAAGAAGCGGAAGGAACACCGCAAAATGAAATCGAAGCCGCTGAAAAACGCGTAGATGAATTGCAAAACGATATGGGGGAACTATCTGAAATGGCGCAAATCCGAAATCTGCATTGGTGGACGGTGGAATACGGTCTGATCGGAACGGTAGATAATCCTAAGATTTACGGAGCCGGATTACTGTCTTCTATCGGAGAAAGTGCCTGGTGTATGACCGACAATGTAAAGAAAATCCCATACGATATCAGCGCTGTCAATCAAAGTTTTGACATTACAAAACCGCAACCTCAACTTTATGTAACACCTGATTTTGCCCATTTGAATCTGATTTTGGAAGAATTTGCCAATAAAATGGCTTTGCGTACCGGAGGTTTATCCGGAGTTCGAAAACTGATTCAGTCAAAAGCATTAGGAACCATTGAATTAAGTACCGGAGTTCAGATTTCAGGTGTTTTCACCAATGTAATCGAAAACGAAGGAAAACCGGTTTATATTCAGACGACAGGAAAAACAGCTTTATCATACCGCGAAAAAGAATTGGTAGGTCATGGTACTGAATACCATTCGGAAGGTTTCGGAAGCCCGATAGGAAAGCTTAAAGGCATTAATCTGGCGATAGAAGATATGAGTCCGCGTGATTTAAGAGCCTATGCCATTTTCGAAGGCGAAACCGTTACATTGGAATTTGAAGGCGACATTAAAGTATCCGGAGAAATTATTACCGGATCCCGTAACCTGCAAGGTAAAATCATTACAATCAGTTTTAAAAACTGTACCGTAACCCATAACGACACGATCTTGTTCCAACCGGAATGGGGTATTTATGACATGGCTGTCGGAAAAGAAGTGCTATCTGCATATTCCGGACCGGCCGACGTAAGAAGTTTTGATCTGATCACACATGTACCGTCATCTAAAACGATAAAAGCGCAAAAAACACCGGAACGTTTAAAACTGGAAGCGCTTTATCAAACCGTAAGAGAAATACGCGAAGGAAAAACAGGCGAAAATCTGGAGACTATTTTCACCGCCTTACAAAAAGAACATCCGAAAGACTGGTTATTATCTGTTGAAATTGCCGAATTGGCGCACAAAAACAACAATCACGATTTAGAAACAAAAGTGTTGGCGCATCTGGAACAATTAAAAAGCAGCCGACCGGAAGTTGCTCATTTGATCAGCAACGGATTGGAACTGATTTTTGAGAATGAAAGCGTAAACTAA
- a CDS encoding urocanate hydratase: MTFQEQILEGIPSVLPQPKPYESTINHAPKRKEILTDDEKKLALKNALRYFEPKHHAELIQEFSEELETYGRIYMYRLRPDYKMYARPLSEYPGKSDQAKAIMLMIQNNLDYAVAQHPHELITYGGNGAVFSNWAQYRLTMKYLAEMTDEQTLVMYSGHPMGLFPSHKEAPRVVVTNGMMIPNYSKPDDWERFNALGVTQYGQMTAGSYMYIGPQGIVHGTTITVLNAGRKIAKNGEDLSGKLFVTSGLGGMSGAQPKAGNIAGCITICAEVNPKITHIRHSQGWINEVIENIDELIVRVRKAQQNKEVVSIAYLGNVVDIWERFAEENLYIDLGSDQTSLHNPWAGGYYPADIAFEAANEMMANDPELFKQKVQETLRRHAAAINKHTAKGTYFFDYGNAFLLESSRAGADVMAPNGIDFKYPSYVQDIMGPMCFDYGFGPFRWVCTSGKPEDLAKTDAIACQVLEEMMQTAPVEIQQQMADNIRWIKGAQENKLVVGSQARILYADAEGRTKIAEAFNQAIARGEIGFVVLGRDHHDVSGTDSPYRETSNIYDGSRFTADMAIHNVIGDSFRGATWVSIHNGGGVGWGEVINGGFGMVLDGSKEASKRLESMLFWDVNNGISRRSWARNEGAIFAIKRAMESQPLLKVTLPNFVDESLF, translated from the coding sequence ATGACTTTTCAAGAACAAATTTTAGAAGGAATCCCTTCTGTTTTACCACAACCGAAACCTTACGAAAGCACAATAAATCACGCACCAAAACGTAAAGAAATACTAACAGATGACGAAAAAAAGCTGGCTCTGAAAAATGCGCTTCGTTATTTTGAACCTAAACATCATGCGGAATTGATCCAGGAATTCTCAGAAGAACTGGAAACCTACGGTCGAATCTACATGTACCGCCTTCGTCCGGATTACAAAATGTATGCGCGTCCCCTATCGGAATATCCGGGCAAATCCGACCAGGCGAAAGCTATTATGCTAATGATCCAAAACAATCTGGATTATGCTGTAGCGCAACATCCTCATGAATTGATCACTTATGGTGGTAATGGTGCCGTTTTCAGTAACTGGGCACAATATCGTCTGACGATGAAATACCTGGCTGAAATGACCGACGAACAAACATTGGTTATGTATTCCGGCCATCCGATGGGATTATTCCCTTCTCATAAAGAAGCACCGAGAGTTGTTGTAACCAATGGTATGATGATCCCGAATTACTCCAAACCGGATGATTGGGAACGATTCAATGCTTTAGGTGTTACACAATACGGACAAATGACGGCCGGTAGCTATATGTATATCGGTCCCCAGGGAATCGTTCACGGCACTACAATTACCGTTTTAAATGCGGGAAGAAAAATTGCGAAAAACGGAGAAGATTTATCCGGAAAACTATTTGTGACATCCGGTTTGGGTGGAATGAGTGGCGCACAGCCTAAAGCCGGAAACATTGCCGGATGTATTACGATTTGTGCCGAAGTTAATCCTAAAATCACGCATATCCGTCATTCTCAGGGCTGGATCAATGAAGTTATTGAAAATATTGATGAACTGATCGTTCGCGTCAGAAAAGCACAACAAAACAAAGAAGTCGTTTCTATAGCCTATCTTGGAAATGTAGTCGATATTTGGGAACGTTTTGCTGAAGAAAACCTTTATATCGATTTAGGTTCCGATCAGACATCCTTACACAATCCGTGGGCAGGTGGTTATTATCCTGCTGATATTGCTTTCGAAGCAGCCAACGAGATGATGGCGAATGATCCGGAATTATTTAAACAAAAAGTTCAGGAAACATTACGCCGACATGCTGCGGCTATTAACAAACACACCGCAAAAGGCACTTATTTCTTCGATTATGGGAATGCTTTTCTTTTGGAAAGCTCCAGAGCCGGTGCCGATGTAATGGCGCCTAACGGCATTGATTTCAAATATCCGAGTTATGTACAGGATATTATGGGACCGATGTGTTTTGATTACGGTTTCGGACCGTTCCGTTGGGTTTGTACCTCCGGAAAACCGGAAGATCTGGCTAAAACAGATGCCATTGCTTGTCAGGTTTTAGAGGAAATGATGCAAACCGCTCCGGTTGAAATTCAACAGCAAATGGCAGATAATATCCGATGGATTAAAGGAGCACAGGAAAACAAATTGGTTGTAGGATCACAAGCTCGTATTCTATATGCAGATGCTGAAGGACGTACTAAAATTGCAGAAGCTTTCAATCAGGCTATCGCGCGTGGCGAAATCGGTTTTGTTGTTTTAGGTCGGGATCATCACGATGTATCCGGTACCGATTCTCCGTATCGTGAGACATCCAATATCTATGACGGCTCTCGTTTTACTGCCGATATGGCGATCCATAATGTAATCGGAGACAGTTTCCGTGGTGCTACATGGGTTTCCATTCACAATGGTGGTGGCGTTGGATGGGGCGAGGTAATTAACGGCGGATTTGGCATGGTTCTTGACGGTAGTAAAGAAGCATCAAAACGTTTAGAATCAATGCTTTTCTGGGATGTAAACAATGGAATTTCCAGAAGAAGTTGGGCACGTAATGAAGGTGCAATTTTTGCTATTAAAAGAGCAATGGAATCGCAGCCTTTACTAAAAGTGACCCTTCCAAATTTTGTTGATGAATCATTATTTTAG
- a CDS encoding DUF4230 domain-containing protein — MPRKTSEETQIKNMLVPVVQALARSGKIMYLLILLIIGFVVYKWITSEKNTTTTEYNTNLIQQQIKNVGKLVVTEGHYAQVMTYKDQQKYLMNLLTFEKKALIVINADVTVAYDLRQVKYDIDEKNKTIKILNIPKEEIKISPDIQFYDVDQSRMNPFTGDDYNKISKKVKEDLARKIETSTLKSNAKNRLISELSKILILTNTMGWKLEYENQILENEQQLGEQVKL; from the coding sequence ATGCCACGTAAAACATCAGAAGAAACACAGATTAAGAATATGTTGGTTCCTGTCGTACAGGCATTGGCGCGTTCCGGGAAAATTATGTATTTGCTGATACTGTTGATTATCGGTTTTGTAGTCTATAAATGGATAACTTCCGAAAAAAATACGACAACGACAGAGTATAATACGAATCTGATTCAACAGCAGATTAAAAATGTCGGGAAACTGGTGGTAACCGAAGGGCATTATGCGCAGGTGATGACGTATAAAGATCAGCAGAAATACCTGATGAACCTGCTGACATTCGAGAAGAAGGCTTTAATCGTGATCAATGCAGATGTGACGGTTGCTTATGATTTACGACAGGTGAAATATGATATTGATGAGAAAAATAAAACGATCAAAATCCTGAATATTCCGAAGGAAGAAATCAAAATAAGTCCGGATATTCAGTTTTATGATGTTGATCAAAGCCGAATGAATCCGTTTACCGGTGATGATTATAATAAAATCAGTAAAAAAGTAAAAGAAGATCTGGCTCGGAAAATAGAAACGTCGACTTTAAAATCCAATGCCAAGAACCGATTGATTAGTGAATTATCAAAAATTTTAATTCTAACGAATACGATGGGATGGAAATTAGAATATGAAAATCAGATCCTGGAAAATGAACAACAGTTGGGAGAGCAAGTGAAATTATAA
- a CDS encoding group III truncated hemoglobin: MNDISTFENIQQLVDTFYKKVQQDDYIGPIFNSKIQDRWPEHLAKMYRFWESILLDNHTYSGRPFPPHAFLPVDASHFNRWLSLFTETVDSLFSGPVADEAKDRAAKMAAMFHYKIEYIKNNPE, encoded by the coding sequence ATGAACGATATTTCCACCTTTGAAAACATACAGCAACTGGTCGATACTTTTTATAAAAAAGTACAACAGGACGATTATATCGGACCGATTTTCAACAGTAAAATTCAGGATCGCTGGCCGGAACATCTGGCAAAAATGTATCGCTTCTGGGAAAGTATTTTACTCGACAATCATACGTATTCCGGACGACCGTTCCCGCCACATGCATTTTTACCGGTCGATGCCTCCCATTTTAATCGATGGCTTAGCCTTTTTACCGAAACGGTTGATTCTCTTTTTTCCGGACCCGTTGCCGATGAAGCCAAAGACAGAGCTGCAAAAATGGCAGCTATGTTCCACTATAAAATAGAATATATCAAAAACAATCCCGAATAA
- a CDS encoding DUF5522 domain-containing protein — protein sequence MDNQSSKNKLIPGEDYYLTPEGYKVFTEQFHLKRGYCCKNGCRHCPYGYNKNTGTIKK from the coding sequence ATGGACAACCAAAGTAGTAAAAATAAATTAATCCCCGGAGAAGACTACTACCTTACACCCGAAGGATACAAGGTCTTTACCGAACAATTCCATCTCAAAAGAGGATATTGTTGTAAAAACGGATGCCGACATTGTCCGTATGGCTATAATAAGAACACCGGAACTATAAAAAAATAA
- a CDS encoding GEVED domain-containing protein — protein MCPLNNKKSDSENNAANVLNFSDFNFRNSFVLILFLLLSNFGFAQVSNYSFSEGSTTYSAISGGTAPFSSNWDDNVSANNIGLGFTFNFNGTNYTTCSINSNGFITFGTTTSSSSEYSPISSGTGYAGAISALGVNLVNGGNGSSITYRTIGSAPNRVFVVQWTDIERSARGGDFNFQIRLTETSNVVSIVYGSCDPSNNSNVNVQVGLRGNTNNDYNNRSLSSTTNWAQSTTAGNANNATVRTRNNAYPDTNLLYTWAPAVACTAPNSQPSALTLTDITNNSINGSFTASSPAPDNYLVIANTTGTAPTINNGTNYTIGQDLGSTNIVIDNDGNTTFSATGLSANTKYYFFVYSYNSNCTGGTKYRTTSPLTGNATTLVYCTATSSSSSYYISSYRTTGAVIDAVNNNSGYSPSGYGDFTSLSAVQQIAGGDINISVVLTGPDKQNLRAWVDWNKNNNFDSGEIVYASNNKLSSTTFGFVIPTGTTPGNYRIRLRSGNVNGSSLTSCSNTSNGETEDYIITVIADCPAKIVSAPTVESCGVGPVTLTVTGSAGVTSYRWYNFESGGTPIAGATSSSYTTPSLNMTTTYYVTALNGSCESLVRRPITAKIKPVPNITITPSSPEICGDNNFVQISATGSTEVVELLNENFEGSGLGSFTKSGTGTSSVTEWQQKNSIYTTTTDNWKPAINSGTGTTGGNKFAFATADVDSTSKSIILTSTSSFNTTNFLDLTLTFRQYYSYYGNGESANIEVSKDNGVTWINVINNTSSQGAPSKFVTTIVYLNDYIGVPNLKFRFRYQAAFCDGWAIDDVVLSGTRPLTSNFTWTGATIDAYIDANGVTPYTNQAVNTVYIKPSTAQLEVSNWSFTANVLLSNGCTASKPVSVTNKSKVWQGNNGNWNDPNNWLPVGVPTSDNCVIIKPASSYSTINGTNYEAQAKTLTVRANARLEVPANNGIKVVNKIEVQNNGTLNLDNNASIVQVDNVANSGNVNIRRTTKPMYRYDFTYWNSPVTQASNFTLGMLSPNTLADKYMRWQPTINGGYGNWISVNATTAMDPRMGYIVRAPQTFDLNPSNKTPYTTTFVGTPNNGDISIPIAVGTDANVGGGVTADDDQWNLIGNPYASAIDVVSFLTDNTNKTLMDGTVYIWTHNTPISNNTPSPFYGTYAFNYTAADYATVNKFGATATAASGGSTPSRYIASGQSFFVKGLANGNARFINTMRVSNKNDNFLKNGNSTKDNPETQSVAGADSESHRIWLNLANESGAFSQILVGYDSDATMDFDRGLDGQSFGGNGVTFYSTIPNMNLTIQARPLPFNVQDQIPLGFNANAQNTYQIGIDHLDGMFDTHAIYLEDKTTNTIHDLRTAPYSFTSAAGTFDNRFVLRFNNGTLGNGDFSLENGIKVLRGGELAVNSTTERIKNITAFDVLGRKIDEYKNVNENEIVLKNVKKSSSVVLLKITLENGATVDRKTIF, from the coding sequence ATGTGCCCCCTAAACAACAAAAAATCTGACAGCGAAAATAATGCTGCCAATGTTTTAAACTTTTCTGATTTCAACTTCCGAAACAGTTTTGTTTTAATCTTATTCTTACTACTTTCTAACTTTGGCTTTGCTCAGGTAAGCAACTATTCTTTTTCAGAAGGTTCTACTACTTATTCCGCTATTTCAGGCGGTACAGCTCCTTTTTCCAGTAACTGGGACGATAACGTATCGGCTAATAATATTGGATTAGGATTTACTTTTAATTTTAACGGTACTAATTATACTACTTGTTCAATTAACTCAAATGGTTTTATTACTTTCGGAACAACGACTTCGTCTTCTTCCGAATACAGTCCTATTTCATCCGGTACAGGATACGCAGGTGCAATTAGTGCTTTAGGTGTTAACCTTGTTAATGGTGGAAACGGAAGTTCAATTACTTACAGAACAATCGGATCAGCTCCGAACCGTGTATTTGTAGTACAGTGGACCGATATCGAACGTAGTGCACGTGGCGGTGATTTCAACTTTCAGATTCGTCTAACCGAAACATCAAACGTAGTTAGTATTGTTTATGGCTCATGTGACCCTTCTAACAATAGTAATGTAAATGTTCAGGTTGGTTTACGAGGTAACACAAATAACGACTATAACAACAGATCGCTTTCTAGCACTACTAACTGGGCTCAAAGTACTACTGCCGGTAACGCTAATAATGCTACTGTAAGAACACGTAACAATGCTTATCCGGATACCAATCTTTTATATACATGGGCTCCAGCAGTAGCCTGTACAGCTCCTAATTCACAACCTAGTGCACTTACATTAACCGACATCACAAACAATTCTATAAACGGCTCGTTTACAGCTTCATCTCCTGCGCCTGACAATTATCTTGTAATTGCGAATACGACAGGAACTGCTCCGACAATTAACAATGGTACAAATTATACTATAGGACAAGACCTTGGCAGCACAAACATTGTGATCGACAATGATGGCAACACTACTTTTAGCGCTACCGGATTATCAGCCAATACCAAATATTATTTCTTTGTATACTCCTATAATTCAAACTGTACAGGAGGAACAAAATACAGAACGACTTCCCCTTTAACAGGAAATGCAACAACATTAGTTTATTGCACAGCAACATCATCATCCAGCAGTTACTATATCTCCAGCTATAGAACTACCGGAGCTGTAATAGATGCTGTTAACAACAATTCAGGATACAGTCCTTCCGGATATGGTGACTTCACCAGTTTATCTGCAGTACAACAAATAGCAGGTGGTGACATTAATATCAGCGTTGTACTAACCGGACCTGACAAACAAAATCTTAGAGCTTGGGTAGATTGGAATAAAAACAACAATTTTGATAGCGGAGAAATCGTTTACGCTTCAAATAACAAACTTTCATCTACTACTTTCGGATTTGTAATTCCGACCGGAACTACTCCCGGAAACTATCGTATTCGTTTACGCTCTGGTAACGTTAACGGTTCTTCACTTACTTCTTGTTCAAATACAAGTAACGGAGAAACGGAAGATTATATTATCACGGTTATTGCTGATTGTCCTGCTAAAATTGTTAGCGCTCCAACAGTAGAATCTTGTGGCGTTGGACCGGTAACATTAACGGTAACAGGATCAGCCGGTGTGACTTCTTACCGTTGGTATAATTTCGAATCCGGAGGAACTCCTATTGCCGGTGCAACATCATCGAGCTATACGACTCCGTCTTTAAACATGACAACTACTTATTATGTTACAGCATTAAACGGTTCTTGTGAATCGCTTGTTAGAAGACCGATTACCGCAAAAATAAAACCGGTACCGAATATTACAATTACGCCTTCTTCACCTGAAATTTGTGGTGATAACAACTTCGTTCAGATTTCTGCTACCGGTAGTACTGAAGTGGTAGAGCTTTTAAACGAAAATTTTGAAGGTAGCGGATTGGGTAGCTTTACGAAATCCGGAACCGGAACTAGTTCTGTAACAGAATGGCAACAAAAAAACAGTATCTATACTACAACTACAGATAACTGGAAACCGGCAATCAATTCCGGAACCGGTACAACAGGCGGAAACAAGTTTGCATTTGCTACTGCTGACGTTGACAGTACTTCAAAAAGTATTATTTTAACATCAACAAGTTCATTCAATACGACAAACTTCCTTGATTTAACGCTAACATTCCGTCAGTATTATTCGTACTACGGAAACGGGGAAAGTGCTAATATCGAAGTTTCAAAAGATAATGGGGTTACCTGGATCAATGTGATCAACAACACTTCAAGCCAGGGAGCTCCAAGTAAATTTGTAACTACTATTGTTTATTTAAATGATTATATAGGCGTTCCTAACCTAAAATTCAGATTCCGTTATCAGGCTGCTTTTTGCGACGGATGGGCAATTGATGACGTTGTATTATCCGGTACAAGACCTTTAACATCTAACTTTACATGGACTGGTGCTACAATCGATGCTTATATCGATGCAAACGGAGTAACACCTTATACAAATCAAGCTGTTAATACAGTATATATCAAACCTTCTACAGCTCAATTAGAGGTTAGTAACTGGTCATTTACTGCTAACGTATTGTTATCTAACGGATGTACAGCTTCAAAACCGGTTAGCGTTACCAACAAATCGAAAGTATGGCAAGGAAATAACGGTAACTGGAATGATCCGAACAACTGGTTACCGGTAGGTGTACCAACAAGCGATAACTGTGTAATCATTAAACCGGCTAGTAGCTATTCGACTATTAACGGTACAAATTATGAAGCTCAGGCCAAAACTTTAACGGTAAGAGCCAATGCTCGTCTGGAAGTTCCTGCTAACAACGGTATCAAAGTTGTAAACAAAATTGAAGTACAAAATAACGGTACTCTTAATTTAGACAATAATGCCAGCATCGTACAAGTGGATAATGTTGCCAATTCAGGAAATGTGAACATCAGACGTACAACGAAACCAATGTACCGTTATGATTTCACCTACTGGAACTCACCGGTAACTCAGGCTTCTAACTTTACGTTAGGCATGTTATCACCAAACACATTGGCTGATAAATACATGAGATGGCAACCAACTATCAATGGTGGTTACGGAAACTGGATTAGTGTAAACGCTACTACTGCAATGGATCCTAGAATGGGTTATATTGTAAGAGCTCCGCAAACTTTTGACCTTAATCCATCAAACAAAACGCCATATACAACAACATTTGTGGGAACACCTAACAACGGAGATATCTCTATTCCTATCGCTGTAGGAACAGATGCTAACGTAGGTGGTGGTGTTACTGCTGATGATGATCAATGGAATTTAATCGGAAATCCATATGCTTCTGCGATAGATGTTGTTTCGTTCCTGACAGACAATACAAACAAAACCTTAATGGATGGTACTGTTTATATCTGGACGCATAATACGCCTATATCAAACAACACTCCAAGTCCGTTCTATGGCACGTATGCTTTTAACTATACTGCTGCTGATTATGCCACGGTTAATAAATTCGGAGCTACTGCTACAGCTGCTTCCGGAGGAAGTACTCCAAGTCGTTACATCGCATCAGGCCAATCCTTTTTCGTGAAAGGTTTAGCAAACGGAAATGCCCGATTCATTAACACGATGCGTGTTAGCAATAAAAACGACAATTTCCTGAAAAACGGAAACAGTACAAAAGACAACCCGGAAACACAATCGGTTGCCGGTGCCGACTCTGAATCTCACCGTATCTGGTTGAATTTAGCGAACGAATCAGGTGCTTTTAGCCAGATTTTAGTAGGATACGACTCGGATGCAACTATGGATTTCGACAGAGGTCTTGACGGACAATCATTCGGTGGAAACGGAGTTACCTTCTATTCTACTATACCGAATATGAACCTGACAATCCAGGCTCGTCCGTTACCGTTTAACGTTCAGGATCAGATTCCGTTAGGATTTAATGCAAACGCACAAAACACATACCAAATTGGTATTGATCATTTAGATGGTATGTTTGATACACACGCTATTTATCTGGAAGATAAAACAACAAATACAATTCATGATTTAAGAACAGCTCCGTATAGCTTTACATCTGCTGCCGGTACTTTCGACAATCGTTTTGTATTACGTTTCAACAACGGTACTTTAGGAAACGGTGATTTCAGCCTTGAAAACGGTATCAAAGTATTAAGAGGTGGTGAACTAGCCGTAAACTCAACAACAGAAAGAATTAAAAACATCACTGCATTCGATGTTTTAGGGCGAAAAATTGATGAGTATAAAAATGTAAACGAAAATGAAATCGTATTGAAAAACGTAAAAAAATCATCAAGCGTTGTTCTTCTTAAAATAACTCTTGAAAATGGTGCTACAGTAGACCGTAAAACGATTTTCTAA